One Cuculus canorus isolate bCucCan1 chromosome 1, bCucCan1.pri, whole genome shotgun sequence DNA segment encodes these proteins:
- the IFRD1 gene encoding interferon-related developmental regulator 1, whose protein sequence is MPKPKKRGGNHQRGAGGQPRNVQPFSDEDASIETMSHCSGFSDPASFTEDGPEVDEEATQEDLEYKLKGFIDLTLDKSAKTRQAALESLKSAFSSKILYEFVMERRMTLTDSIERCIKKGKSDEQCAAAGLACLLCVQMGSGIESEEIFKTLGPILKKIVCDGTASIQARQACATCLGICCFIVTDDITELCSTMECLENIFTKAYPRDRDTNGVSSTHNTVLHISALLAWTLLLTICPMNEVKKKIEMHLHKLPSLLSCDDLNMRIAAGETLALLFELARETDADFFYEDMELLTDKLRALATDGNKHRAKVDKRKQRSVFRDVLRAVEERDFPTEMVKFGPERMYIDCWVKKQTYDTFKEILGSGMQYHLQSNDFLRNVFELGPPVMLDAAALKTMKISRFERHLYNSAAFKARTKARSKCRDKRADVGEFF, encoded by the exons ATGCCCAAGCCTAAGAAGCGGGGGGGCAACCACCAGCGCGGAGCCG GTGGTCAGCCCAGAAATGTGCAGCCTTTTAGCGATGAAGATGCTTCAATTGAAACTATGAGCCACTGCAGTGGCTTCAGTGATCCTGCTAGCTTCACTGAGGATG GGCCTGAAGTTGATGAAGAAGCCACTCAAGAAGACTTAGAATACAAATTGAAGGGATTTATTGATCTTACATTGGACAAGAG tGCAAAGACAAGACAAGCAGCTCTTGAAAGTCttaaaagtgctttttcttctaaaatactATATGAATTTGTCATGGAAAGGAGAATGACACTAACTGATAGCATTGAACGCTGCATAAAGAAAG GCAAGAGTGATGaacagtgtgctgctgctggactAGCGTGTCTTCTGTGTGTGCAGATGGGGTCAGGAATTGAAAGTGAGGAGATTTTTAAGACCCTTGGTCCAATTCTGAAGAAGATTGTCTGTGATGGAACAGCCAGTATCCAAGCCAGACAAGCT tGTGCAACCTGCTTAGGGATTTGCTGTTTCATTGTCACTGATGACATTACG GAGCTGTGCTCAACTATGGAATgcctggaaaacattttcacaaagGCATATCCGCGAGATAGAGACACTAATGGTGTATCGAGTACCCATAATACTGTGCTTCATATCAGTGCTCTCTTAGCATGGACACTGTTGTTGACCATTTGTCCAATGAAtgaagtgaagaagaaaatagaaat GCACTTGCATAAACTTCCAAGTCTGCTTTCTTGTGATGATCTCAACATGAGAATAGCTGCTGGAGAAACACTAGCCCTTCTGTTTGAACTGGCACGTGAAACAGATGCT gaTTTCTTTTATGAAGATATGGAACTCCTAACAGACAAACTAAGAGCTCTGGCGACAGATGGAAACAAACACCGAGCCAAGGTAGATAAAAGAAAGCAGCGGTCTGTCTTCAGAGATGTTCTGCGAGCTGTTGAG GAGCGTGACTTTCCTACAGAGATGGTTAAGTTTGGACCTGAGCGCATGTATATTGACTGCTGggttaaaaaacaaacttaTGATACCTTCAAGGAGATTCTGGGGTCGGGAATGCAATATCATTTGCAG tcAAATGACTTTCTTCGGAATGTGTTTGAGCTTGGTCCACCAGTAATGCTAGATGCTGCAGCTCTTAAAACAATGAAGATATCCCGTTTTGAAAGG CACTTGTACAACTCTGCAGCATTCAAGGCTCGGACAAAGGCTAGAAGTAAATGTCGTGATAAAAGAGCAGACGTAGGGGAATTTTTCTAG